Proteins from one Rhinolophus ferrumequinum isolate MPI-CBG mRhiFer1 chromosome 15 unlocalized genomic scaffold, mRhiFer1_v1.p scaffold_54_arrow_ctg1_1, whole genome shotgun sequence genomic window:
- the INO80E gene encoding INO80 complex subunit E isoform X1: protein MNGPADSEVDYKKKYRNLKRKLKFLIYEHECFQEELRKAQRKLLKVSRDKSFLLDRLLQYENVDEDSSDSDATASSDNSETEGTPKLSDTPAPKRKRSPPLGGAPSPSSLSLPPSTGFPLQASGAPSPYLSSLASPTYPPFPSDYLALQLPEPSPLRPKREKRPRLPRKLKMAVGPPDCPVGGPLTFPGRASGAGVGAALAPLPPPKMPPPTILSAVPRQMFSDAGSGDDALDGDDDLVIDIPE, encoded by the exons ATGAACGGGCCGGCGGACAGCGAAGTGGATTACAAGAAGAAATACCGGAACCTGAAGCGGAAGCTCAAGTTCCTCATCTAC GAACACGAGTGCTTCCAGGAGGAACTGAGGAAGGCACAGAGGAAATTGCTGAAGGTGTCCCGGGACAAGAG tttcctcctagATCGACTTCTGCAGTACGAGAACGTGGATGAAGACTCTTCTG ACTCAGATGCCACTGCATCTTCCGATAACAGTGAGACAGAGGGCACACCCAAGTTGTCGGACACACCAGCCCCCAAGAG gaagagaagcccaccACTGGGGggcgccccctccccctccagcctctccctgcctccttccacaGGGTTTCCCCTTCAGGCCTCTGGGGCCCCCTCCCCATACCTGAGCTCG ctggcttcccccaccTACCCCCCATTCCCTTCTGACTACCTGGCCCTGCAGCTGCCCGAGCCCAGCCCCCTGAGGCCCAAGCGGGAGAAACGGCCCCGCCTGCCCCGGAAACTCAAG ATGGCGGTGGGACCCCCCGACTGCCCTGTGGGGGGGCCGCTGACCTTCCCCGGCCGGGCTTctggggccggggtgggggccgCCCtggcccccctgcccccccccaagATGCCCCCACCCACGATCCTGAGCGCAGTCCCTCGGCAGATGTTCAGCGATGCCGGCAGCGGGGACGATGCCCTGGACGGGGACGACGACCTGGTGATTGACATCCCGGAGTGA
- the INO80E gene encoding INO80 complex subunit E isoform X2, with product MNGPADSEVDYKKKYRNLKRKLKFLIYEHECFQEELRKAQRKLLKVSRDKSFLLDRLLQYENVDEDSSDSDATASSDNSETEGTPKLSDTPAPKRKRSPPLGGAPSPSSLSLPPSTGFPLQASGAPSPYLSSMAVGPPDCPVGGPLTFPGRASGAGVGAALAPLPPPKMPPPTILSAVPRQMFSDAGSGDDALDGDDDLVIDIPE from the exons ATGAACGGGCCGGCGGACAGCGAAGTGGATTACAAGAAGAAATACCGGAACCTGAAGCGGAAGCTCAAGTTCCTCATCTAC GAACACGAGTGCTTCCAGGAGGAACTGAGGAAGGCACAGAGGAAATTGCTGAAGGTGTCCCGGGACAAGAG tttcctcctagATCGACTTCTGCAGTACGAGAACGTGGATGAAGACTCTTCTG ACTCAGATGCCACTGCATCTTCCGATAACAGTGAGACAGAGGGCACACCCAAGTTGTCGGACACACCAGCCCCCAAGAG gaagagaagcccaccACTGGGGggcgccccctccccctccagcctctccctgcctccttccacaGGGTTTCCCCTTCAGGCCTCTGGGGCCCCCTCCCCATACCTGAGCTCG ATGGCGGTGGGACCCCCCGACTGCCCTGTGGGGGGGCCGCTGACCTTCCCCGGCCGGGCTTctggggccggggtgggggccgCCCtggcccccctgcccccccccaagATGCCCCCACCCACGATCCTGAGCGCAGTCCCTCGGCAGATGTTCAGCGATGCCGGCAGCGGGGACGATGCCCTGGACGGGGACGACGACCTGGTGATTGACATCCCGGAGTGA
- the INO80E gene encoding INO80 complex subunit E isoform X3 produces the protein MNGPADSEVDYKKKYRNLKRKLKFLIYEHECFQEELRKAQRKLLKVSRDKSFLLDRLLQYENVDEDSSDSDATASSDNSETEGTPKLSDTPAPKRKRSPPLGGAPSPSSLSLPPSTGFPLQASGAPSPYLSSLASPTYPPFPSDYLALQLPEPSPLRPKREKRPRLPRKLKRAHSGCSLEEELDLGEAEGRESS, from the exons ATGAACGGGCCGGCGGACAGCGAAGTGGATTACAAGAAGAAATACCGGAACCTGAAGCGGAAGCTCAAGTTCCTCATCTAC GAACACGAGTGCTTCCAGGAGGAACTGAGGAAGGCACAGAGGAAATTGCTGAAGGTGTCCCGGGACAAGAG tttcctcctagATCGACTTCTGCAGTACGAGAACGTGGATGAAGACTCTTCTG ACTCAGATGCCACTGCATCTTCCGATAACAGTGAGACAGAGGGCACACCCAAGTTGTCGGACACACCAGCCCCCAAGAG gaagagaagcccaccACTGGGGggcgccccctccccctccagcctctccctgcctccttccacaGGGTTTCCCCTTCAGGCCTCTGGGGCCCCCTCCCCATACCTGAGCTCG ctggcttcccccaccTACCCCCCATTCCCTTCTGACTACCTGGCCCTGCAGCTGCCCGAGCCCAGCCCCCTGAGGCCCAAGCGGGAGAAACGGCCCCGCCTGCCCCGGAAACTCAAG AGAGCTCACTCCGGCTGCAGTTTGGAGGAGGAGCTGGATCTGGGAGAGGCTGAAGGCAGGGAGTCCAGTTAG
- the DOC2A gene encoding double C2-like domain-containing protein alpha isoform X2, giving the protein MRGRRGDRMSINIQEHMAINVCPGPIRPIRQISDYFPRRGPGPEGGGRGFGEVPAGLAPLALAPPAALLGATTPEDGAEMDSYDSDDTTALGTLEFDLLYDQASCTLHCSILRAKGLKPMDFNGLADPYVKLHLLPGACKANKLKTKTQRNTLNPVWNEDLMYSGITDDDITHKVLRISVCDEDKLSHNEFIGETRIPLRRLKPSQKKHFNICLERQVPLASPSSMSAALRGISCYLKELEQAEQGPGLLEERGRILLSLSYSSPRRGLLVGIVRCAHLAAMDVNGYSDPYVKTYLRPDADKKSKHKTGVKKKTLNPEFNEEFFYEMELSALATKTLEVTVWDYDIGKSNDFIGGVSLGPGARGEARRHWSDCLQQPDTALERWHTLTSELPPAAGALPSA; this is encoded by the exons ATGAGGGGCCGCAGGGGTGACCGTATGAGCATCAACATCCAAGAGCACATGGCCATCAACGTGTGCCCGGGGCCCATCCGGCCCATCCGCCAGATCTCCGACTACTTCCCCCGCCGGGGACCCGGACCCGAAGGGGGCGGCCGGGGCTTTGGGGAGGTCCCTGCCGGGCTGGCCCCCCTGGCCCTGGCGCCCCCTGCAGCCCTCCTGGGGGCCACCACGCCGGAAGATGGAGCTGAGATGGACAGCTATGATTCGGATGATACCA ctGCCCTGGGCACACTGGAATTTGACCTTCTCTACGACCAGGCCTCCTGCACTCTGCACTGTAGTATCCTTAGggccaag ggcctCAAGCCCATGGATTTCAATGGCCTGGCCGACCCCTACGTCAAGCTGCACCTGCTACCTGGAGCCTGCAAG GCCAATAAGCTGAAAACGAAGACGCAGAGGAACACGCTGAATCCCGTATGGAACGAGGACCTGATGTACAGCGGGATCACAGATGACGACATCACCCACAAGGTGCTCAG GATCTCCGTGTGTGACGAAGACAAGCTGAGCCACAACGAATTCATTGGGGAGACCCGTATACCCCTGCGCCGCCTCAAGCCTTCACAGAAGAAGCATTTTAATATCTGCCTCGAGCGCCAGGTCCCG ctggCTTCACCGTCTTCCATGTCGGCAGCACTGAGGGGCATCTCCTGTTACCTGAAGGAG CTGGAGCAGGCGGAACAGGGGCCTGGGCTGCTGGAGGAGCGTGGACGCATCCTGCTCAGTCTCAGCTACAGCTCTCCACGCCGGGGCCTGCTGGTGGGCATCGTGCGCTGTGCCCACCTAGCTGCCATGGACGTCAACGGCTACTCTGACCCCTATGTCAAGAC GTACCTGAGACCAGACGCAGATAAGAAATCCAAGCATAAAACAGGTGTGAAGAAGAAGACTCTCAACCCTGAATTTAATGAG GAGTTTTTCTATGAGATGGAGCTCTCTGCTCTGGCCACCAAGACGCTGGAAGTCACAGTCTGGGACTATGACATTGGCAAGTCCAACGACTTCATCG GTGGCGTGTCCCTGGGGCCAGGCGCCCGGGGAGAGGCCCGGAGGCACTGGAGCGACTGTCTGCAGCAGCCAGACACAGCGCTGGAGCGCTGGCACACGCTGACCAGCGAGCTGCCCCCTGCAGCCGGGGCCCTGCCCTCGGCCTGA
- the DOC2A gene encoding double C2-like domain-containing protein alpha isoform X1: MRGRRGDRMSINIQEHMAINVCPGPIRPIRQISDYFPRRGPGPEGGGRGFGEVPAGLAPLALAPPAALLGATTPEDGAEMDSYDSDDTTALGTLEFDLLYDQASCTLHCSILRAKGLKPMDFNGLADPYVKLHLLPGACKANKLKTKTQRNTLNPVWNEDLMYSGITDDDITHKVLRISVCDEDKLSHNEFIGETRIPLRRLKPSQKKHFNICLERQLASPSSMSAALRGISCYLKELEQAEQGPGLLEERGRILLSLSYSSPRRGLLVGIVRCAHLAAMDVNGYSDPYVKTYLRPDADKKSKHKTGVKKKTLNPEFNEEFFYEMELSALATKTLEVTVWDYDIGKSNDFIGGVSLGPGARGEARRHWSDCLQQPDTALERWHTLTSELPPAAGALPSA; the protein is encoded by the exons ATGAGGGGCCGCAGGGGTGACCGTATGAGCATCAACATCCAAGAGCACATGGCCATCAACGTGTGCCCGGGGCCCATCCGGCCCATCCGCCAGATCTCCGACTACTTCCCCCGCCGGGGACCCGGACCCGAAGGGGGCGGCCGGGGCTTTGGGGAGGTCCCTGCCGGGCTGGCCCCCCTGGCCCTGGCGCCCCCTGCAGCCCTCCTGGGGGCCACCACGCCGGAAGATGGAGCTGAGATGGACAGCTATGATTCGGATGATACCA ctGCCCTGGGCACACTGGAATTTGACCTTCTCTACGACCAGGCCTCCTGCACTCTGCACTGTAGTATCCTTAGggccaag ggcctCAAGCCCATGGATTTCAATGGCCTGGCCGACCCCTACGTCAAGCTGCACCTGCTACCTGGAGCCTGCAAG GCCAATAAGCTGAAAACGAAGACGCAGAGGAACACGCTGAATCCCGTATGGAACGAGGACCTGATGTACAGCGGGATCACAGATGACGACATCACCCACAAGGTGCTCAG GATCTCCGTGTGTGACGAAGACAAGCTGAGCCACAACGAATTCATTGGGGAGACCCGTATACCCCTGCGCCGCCTCAAGCCTTCACAGAAGAAGCATTTTAATATCTGCCTCGAGCGCCAG ctggCTTCACCGTCTTCCATGTCGGCAGCACTGAGGGGCATCTCCTGTTACCTGAAGGAG CTGGAGCAGGCGGAACAGGGGCCTGGGCTGCTGGAGGAGCGTGGACGCATCCTGCTCAGTCTCAGCTACAGCTCTCCACGCCGGGGCCTGCTGGTGGGCATCGTGCGCTGTGCCCACCTAGCTGCCATGGACGTCAACGGCTACTCTGACCCCTATGTCAAGAC GTACCTGAGACCAGACGCAGATAAGAAATCCAAGCATAAAACAGGTGTGAAGAAGAAGACTCTCAACCCTGAATTTAATGAG GAGTTTTTCTATGAGATGGAGCTCTCTGCTCTGGCCACCAAGACGCTGGAAGTCACAGTCTGGGACTATGACATTGGCAAGTCCAACGACTTCATCG GTGGCGTGTCCCTGGGGCCAGGCGCCCGGGGAGAGGCCCGGAGGCACTGGAGCGACTGTCTGCAGCAGCCAGACACAGCGCTGGAGCGCTGGCACACGCTGACCAGCGAGCTGCCCCCTGCAGCCGGGGCCCTGCCCTCGGCCTGA
- the C15H16orf92 gene encoding fertilization-influencing membrane protein, translated as MRQWQWAWVWVWLVGLGAVETAPNLESAKSLALGPQSPRFIDRSDFFDYSDSDQARLLAVAQFIGEKPVIFVNSGSNPGFFHHILVGALVVAFFFLLFQFCTHMSCRKGA; from the exons ATGAGGCAGTGGCAGTGGGCATGGGTGTGGGTGTGGCTGGTTGGGCTGGGGGCTGTAGAAACAG CACCCAACCTGGAGAGTGCCAAGTCCTTGGCCCTGGGGCCACAATCTCCACGCTTCATAGACAGATCTGACTTCTTTGATTACTCAGATTCAGACCAAGCCAGGCTCCTGGCCGTGGCGCAGTTTATTGGAGAGAAACCTGTCATCTTTGTTAACTCAG GTTCCAACCCTGGGTTCTTCCACCACATCCTAGTGGGCGCTCTGGTGGTggccttcttcttcctccttttccagtTCTGCACACACAT GAGCTGCCGGAAAGGGGCCTAA
- the TLCD3B gene encoding ceramide synthase has protein sequence MLTPMMAGGVVFPGLFLLSKNTLQRLPQLRWEEADAVIVSARLVSSVQAVMASTAGYIVSTSCKHIINDQHWLSSAYTQFAVPYFIYDIYAMFLCHWHKHQVKGHGGDEGGARAPGGTWAVARGYLQKEFLMVLHHAAMVLVCFPLSVVWRQGKGDFFLGCLLMAEVSTPFVCLGKILIQYKQQHTLLHKVNGALMLLSFLCCRVLLFPYLYWAYGRHAGLPLLAVPLAIPAHVNLGAALLLAPQLYWFFLICRGACRLFRPRSSPPPSPCETQD, from the exons ATGCTGACCCCAATGATGGCCGGGGGGGTGGTGTTCCCCGgactcttcctcctctccaagAACACGCTCCAGCGGCTGCCCCAGCTGCGCTGGGAGGAGGCCGACGCGGTCATTGTCTCAGCCAG GCTAGTCTCCTCTGTCCAAGCTGTCATGGCCTCCACAGCTGGCTACATCGTCTCCACCTCCTGCAAACACATCATCAATGACCA ACACTGGCTTTCCTCCGCCTACACGCAATTCGCAGTCCCCTACTTCATCTACGATATCTACGCCATGTTCCTCTGTCACTGGCACAAACATCAGGTCAAGGGGCACGGAGGAGATGAAGGGGGGGCCCGCGCCCCGGGCGGCACCTGGGCTGTGGCGCGAGGCTACCTACAAAAGGAGTTCCTGATGGTGCTCCACCACGCCGCCATGGTGCTCGTGTGCTTCCCGCTGTCTGTG gTGTGGCGTCAGGGCAAGGGAGATTTCTTTCTAGGCTGCTTGCTGATGGCAGAGGTCAGCACGCCCTTCGTCTGCCTGGGCAAGATCCTCATCCAG TACAAGCAGCAACACACGCTGCTTCACAAGGTGAACGGGGCCCTGATGCTGCTCAGCTTCCTCTGCTGCCGGGTGCTGCTCTTCCCCTACCTGTACTGGGCCTACGGGCGGCACGCCGGCCTGCCGCTGCTCGCCGTGCCCCTCGCCATCCCGGCCCACGTCAACCTGGGCGCCGCGCTGCTGCTCGCCCCCCAGCTCTACTGGTTCTTCCTCATCTGCCGCGGGGCCTGCCGCCTCTTCCGGCCCCGGAGCTCCCCGCCGCCCTCTCCCTGTGAGACCCAGGACTGA
- the LOC117019660 gene encoding keratin-associated protein 10-11 — protein sequence MDVSSSLRNLPPAPVSGPSLLLPTPAIVFITVGIYLLLLGLVLLTRHCLLAQGCCTDCSAPCRKQGASRPQDCCWTCAEACDFPLPSSAHCLDACCPQPTEAGWAPRCPQCCPLCDCACTCQLPDCQSLNCLCFEIKLR from the exons ATGGAC GTCTCCTCTAGCCTGCGGAATCTACCCCCAGCTCCCGTCAGCGGCCCTTccctgctgctccccacccccgccatcgTCTTCATCACCGTGGGCATCTATTTGTTGCTGCTGGGCCTCGTGCTGCTGACTAGGCACTGCCTGCTG GCCCAGGGCTGCTGCACCGActgcagcgccccctgcaggAAGCAAGGCGCCTCCAGGCCCCAAGACTGTTGCTGGACTTGTGCAGAAGCCTGCGACTTCCCCCTGCCCAGCTCAGCCCACTGCCTGGATGCCTGCTGCCCCCAGCCCACGGAAGCT gGTTGGGCCCCTCGCTGCCCTCAGTGCTGCCCACTCTGCGACTGTGCCTGCACGTGCCAACTTCCCGACTGCCAAAGCCTCAACTGTCTCTGCTTTGAGATCAAGCTCCGATGA